One Phenylobacterium hankyongense DNA segment encodes these proteins:
- a CDS encoding response regulator, with product METQTDMITAGARILMVDDDPGIRDVVSDFLGRHGYRVETAADAQEMEQALGRGPVDLIVLDVMLPGEDGLAICRRLAVGDGAPPIIMLSAMGEDTDRIVGLELGADDYLAKPCNPRELLARVRAVLRRAEQRASGSAVSAGCEFAGWRLDLVRRELRSPPGVVVNLSSGEFSLLRAFVERPQRVLTRDQLLEFARGPDSDAFDRAIDVQISRLRRKLDDGGGGQDLIRTIRNEGYMFTAKVKRS from the coding sequence ATGGAGACGCAGACAGACATGATCACCGCGGGCGCCCGCATCCTGATGGTCGACGACGACCCAGGCATCCGCGACGTGGTTTCCGACTTCCTCGGCCGCCATGGCTACCGGGTCGAGACCGCCGCCGACGCCCAGGAGATGGAGCAGGCGCTGGGGCGCGGCCCCGTCGACCTGATCGTGCTCGACGTCATGCTGCCGGGCGAGGACGGCCTGGCGATCTGCCGCCGGCTGGCGGTGGGCGACGGCGCGCCGCCGATCATCATGCTGTCGGCCATGGGCGAGGACACCGACCGCATCGTCGGCCTGGAGCTGGGCGCCGACGACTACCTGGCCAAGCCCTGCAATCCCCGCGAGCTGCTGGCCCGCGTCCGCGCCGTGCTGCGCCGCGCCGAGCAGCGGGCCAGCGGCAGCGCGGTCTCCGCCGGCTGCGAGTTCGCCGGTTGGCGCCTGGACCTGGTGCGGCGCGAACTGCGCTCGCCGCCGGGCGTGGTGGTGAACCTGTCCTCCGGCGAGTTCAGCCTGCTGCGCGCCTTCGTGGAGCGGCCGCAGCGGGTGCTGACCCGCGACCAGCTGCTGGAGTTCGCCCGCGGCCCCGATTCCGACGCCTTCGACCGCGCCATCGACGTGCAGATCAGCCGGCTGCGCCGAAAGCTCGATGACGGCGGCGGCGGCCAGGACCTGATCCGCACCATCCGCAACGAAGGCTACATGTTCACCGCCAAGGTGAAGCGCTCGTGA
- a CDS encoding MBL fold metallo-hydrolase: MNAVSTQPAIRALIAPVTPLQQNCTIVWCAKTSKAAIIDPGGEVPRLLQALKDQNLTLEKIWITHGHLDHAGGTAALQEATGVPIEGPHPDDAFWIDDITASGAKWGMPDARSFTPDRWLQDGDRVTLGETEFEVYHCPGHTPGHVIFFHRQARFAQVGDVLFQGSIGRTDFPRGNHADLISSITTRLWPLGDDVRFVPGHGPMSSFGQERRTNPFVADSVLAES; this comes from the coding sequence ATGAACGCCGTCTCGACCCAACCCGCCATCCGCGCCCTGATCGCGCCCGTCACGCCGTTGCAGCAGAACTGCACGATCGTCTGGTGCGCGAAGACCAGCAAGGCGGCGATCATCGATCCGGGCGGCGAGGTCCCGCGCCTGCTGCAGGCGCTGAAAGACCAGAACCTCACGCTCGAAAAGATCTGGATCACCCACGGCCACCTCGACCACGCCGGCGGGACCGCCGCGCTGCAAGAAGCGACCGGCGTCCCCATCGAAGGCCCGCATCCGGACGACGCCTTCTGGATCGACGACATCACCGCCTCCGGGGCCAAATGGGGCATGCCGGACGCGCGCAGCTTCACGCCCGACCGCTGGCTACAGGACGGCGACCGGGTGACGCTCGGCGAGACCGAGTTCGAGGTCTACCACTGCCCGGGCCACACGCCGGGCCACGTGATCTTCTTCCACCGGCAGGCGCGCTTCGCCCAGGTCGGCGACGTGCTGTTCCAGGGCTCCATTGGCCGCACCGACTTCCCGCGCGGCAACCACGCCGACCTCATAAGCTCGATCACCACCAGGCTCTGGCCGCTGGGCGACGACGTCCGCTTCGTGCCGGGACACGGGCCGATGTCGAGCTTCGGCCAGGAACGGCGGACCAATCCGTTCGTCGCCGACTCGGTCCTGGCCGAGTCGTGA
- a CDS encoding APC family permease, with product MRKSVGQIQAEHEHGELKRSLGAINLVLLGIGCIIGTGIFVLTGRAAAQFAGPAIMVSFVITGLLCAFVALCYAELASALPVSGSAYSYTYASMGEGAAWVMGLLLLLEYGLAASTVAVGWSGYFTSLLHDMHLMIPPALTAAPGVPVKDAAGTVIATGVMNLPAIVVIGLVTLLLIRGVTESARVNNVIVAIKLTVVIAFIVIGARYVHPANWTPFVPAEIPVRPPGTNMDIWHQIGRALLAVVTGDNSTKYGIGGVIHGAAVIFFAYLGFEAVSTAGAESRNPGKDMPIGILGALVICTILYIATSAVLVGIVPYASLDNPAPIATAVNAIGLPWFAVLVKIGAIAGLSSVMLVLLYGQTRIFYTMSRDGLLPSSLAVVHKTFKTPWINTIIVGCAAMCAAGFLSLDALSDLSNVGSLAAFTLVCITVIYLRSTNPELVRPFRTPLYPLTPILGAVMCLVLLLSLMSTPATRNFFLIYLAIGIVIYFVYGIRSSNLGRGVVVGGHEPEPFVDLPRKGDLDS from the coding sequence TTGCGCAAGTCGGTCGGGCAGATCCAGGCCGAGCATGAGCACGGCGAACTGAAGCGCTCCCTGGGCGCCATCAACCTGGTCCTGCTGGGGATCGGCTGCATCATCGGCACCGGCATCTTCGTGCTGACCGGCCGCGCGGCCGCGCAGTTCGCCGGCCCGGCCATCATGGTCTCCTTCGTGATCACCGGCCTGCTCTGCGCCTTCGTGGCGCTGTGCTACGCCGAACTCGCCTCGGCCCTGCCGGTTTCCGGCTCGGCCTACTCCTACACCTACGCCTCGATGGGCGAGGGCGCGGCCTGGGTCATGGGCCTGCTGCTGCTGCTGGAATACGGCCTGGCGGCTTCCACCGTCGCGGTCGGCTGGTCAGGCTATTTCACCAGCCTGCTCCACGACATGCACCTGATGATACCCCCGGCGCTGACAGCGGCGCCCGGGGTGCCGGTCAAGGACGCGGCGGGGACGGTGATCGCCACCGGGGTGATGAACCTGCCGGCCATCGTGGTCATCGGCCTCGTCACCCTGCTGCTGATCCGCGGCGTCACGGAGTCGGCCCGGGTCAACAACGTCATCGTGGCCATCAAGCTGACCGTGGTCATCGCCTTCATCGTCATCGGCGCGCGCTATGTGCACCCGGCCAACTGGACGCCGTTCGTGCCCGCCGAGATCCCGGTCAGGCCACCGGGCACCAACATGGACATCTGGCACCAGATTGGCCGCGCCCTGCTGGCGGTGGTCACCGGCGACAACTCGACGAAGTACGGCATCGGCGGCGTCATCCACGGCGCGGCGGTGATCTTCTTCGCCTACCTCGGCTTCGAGGCGGTCTCCACGGCCGGCGCGGAGTCGCGCAATCCGGGCAAGGACATGCCGATCGGCATCCTCGGCGCCCTGGTCATCTGCACCATCCTCTACATCGCCACCTCGGCGGTGCTGGTGGGCATCGTGCCTTACGCGTCGCTGGACAACCCGGCCCCGATCGCCACCGCGGTGAACGCCATCGGCCTGCCGTGGTTCGCGGTGCTGGTGAAGATCGGCGCCATCGCCGGCCTCTCCAGCGTGATGCTGGTGCTGCTCTACGGCCAGACCCGGATCTTCTACACCATGTCCCGCGACGGCCTGCTGCCGAGCTCCCTGGCGGTGGTCCACAAGACCTTCAAGACGCCCTGGATCAACACCATCATCGTTGGCTGCGCGGCCATGTGCGCGGCGGGCTTCCTGTCGCTGGACGCCCTCTCGGACCTCTCCAACGTCGGCTCGCTGGCGGCCTTCACCCTGGTTTGCATCACGGTGATCTACCTGCGCTCGACCAATCCCGAGCTGGTGCGGCCGTTCAGGACGCCGCTCTACCCGCTCACCCCGATCCTCGGCGCGGTCATGTGCCTGGTGCTGCTGCTGAGCCTGATGTCGACCCCGGCCACCCGGAACTTCTTCCTGATCTACCTGGCCATCGGCATCGTGATCTACTTCGTCTACGGCATCCGCAGCTCCAACCTCGGCCGCGGCGTCGTCGTCGGGGGCCACGAGCCCGAGCCGTTCGTCGATCTGCCGCGCAAGGGCGACCTGGACTCGTAG